CATAGTTTTAGTGCTACGCGATCTATGCAGGAGTACATGGACTAGAAATTCATTCATACTAGAAATTATGGACATTTAAATTGAGCACGCTGTGACACCGGTAAAACACCAGGACAAGATTGGCTGAGCTGCCGGGCTGGCGATCATAGTGAGATAGCAGCCGGAGTGTCAAAATCTAGCGACCATTGTGCAATGAgcaaaataacaaaaatttcctCTACAGGCATTAGACTTGCTCGGACGAGTTGCCAAGATTGGTTGCTGAATGTAATACAAGCCTTGAGGTGTAATTCCGAATCTAGCCTCACAACCGAAGTACATAACCTATATTGATTAGATATTAGGAATCGTAAAAACCTTACGGTATATTTGCAAACACTTCATTTGCCGTTATAATGTttgtacaatataaaaatctaatACATCTATGTGTTATGTGCTTTAGCAGCGTCGCTAACAAATCACACATTTTTGGAATATGAATTTAAGCATATTCATATGGTTTAATTCAAGAACGTAATATCAAAACAATTTAAAACCCCATAAAACTAATGTAGATCTAGCCTATCaggttattaattttgttttcatcAGATTTTAGACTAATTTCACAAATTGTAGTTATGTTTTGTAACTTACCAATTCTTCCATGTCCATGGCTGACATGTCCTCTCAGCTTCCTAGTCTTCTTCTTGTTGGTAGactgcaaataaataaaatagattttaaATTTGCAAGTtaaattcttttattttcattcagtAGAATAATAGCAAACAGCTAATCTGTGAgtatataaaaacaaagtacTAGACTCAGATACGTTAGCATACGTTAGGCTAAATTATTATTTGCAATCATTGAACTAATACTATTTTATTCAAGCGTACCGATACacaatgaattatttaaaaacaaaacttgaattttaattgattcgtttattttatttaaacattttaataatCAGATGTTTCATCAATATTCTATCATAATAATTGTGCCAATCAAACGTGGACCAAAGATTGAGGTTAGAGAATAGGCATTGACATTAGACTAGACTAAATATAAATTTGACGATAATCATTAAAGAAATATTGGAAGATAATTGAACATAtgaattaaaataaagttttcaaatataatttaaatcATAATAAATAGAACTATTATTATATGATCTGAAAAAGCTAACCTATTCAAGGCATTAGATTTACATTGACTTTTCAAAGGAGATTTAATTAGTTAATAAAAAAGAAGTGTATGTATCATTTTCTTAGAATATGGaggaatttggaaaataagatatctagataaaataaaatcggattaaattatttttaacagaTAAATCAAGACTTACCATGTTGTTCCTATATGAATACGAAACCCAAAGGAAATGGATCTGCGATTGTATTGACGCTACGAGGCAACACTGCTTCCGTCTAATAAAATTATGCCAGAAATATATCTAAATAACtgaatttatcataatataaattcattataTCTTTCCTATACAATATTTTACGatgagaaattatttttgaattacttattatattatcactCATTCAAAACtactttatattatttctacCGTAATGTTTGCGACACTGCCGTTCCCTTGGCaacaatttcaaaacaaacccGCGATACACAATACAGTAATGACACTGAAGGataaactttttttcttattaaaataaaaaataatattgatatttactggatgttgataatttattaaagttATTTCTGTAGAAATGAAAGCATAATAATTAATCTTGTTTGTTAAGTTAAATCTTTTTTATTCCGTTTAATTCTGAATAGAACTACGTTTATTGCATGGTTTGTGCAATTTGGAATACCGGTACATAccactttaaaaataaaatgtttattttctatcatttttaatctttgtttttcaaacaaataattaaaaatattttgatcaTTGAACATTTTAGATTTAATTACTCAACTATGGTTGATGAGAGGAGAGACTTCATTCTAAAAACGGCAGGTCtgtaaatttttatcatattcaatacttcttttatttttttattatttaagtttaaatcatttttcataatttccaATTTCTAGATCAATATGCTACTCCAGTTgtgagttattttcaatttaaattttatagtaTATACATGCGCCTACAGGTTTACAGTTGTTTCAAGAGATaaattaggtacttgaatttcaTTATAAATCTGCACATATTTTATGTAActatattcaatttttgttctaGGATAAATCAAAGTTGCCATCTATCGTATTatatgatattgaaataatattaattatttccaagAAAAATGTACCTAGTTAATTATTTTTAGCTACTAGCCAATTTGGCGTATTTTCTCCCTAGCATATTATTAATAGCGAAGTGTAATAAATGCTCCACTAAAAggaagcagtaggcctactgttaAGTTAAAATACTTAGTTAATAACTcaactttttttataaattttaattttgtgctctataaatatatatacGGTAATTGGTTCTTGCTCTTGGAATGAGAAATCCTGATGATTCTACTTTGCCcattatacttttcaatattgtatgatTATTAAATGTTACACCTTATACATATTCGAAATCGTCTGTTCTTGACCTCCTCTATCAATATGTATAGGTCTCAATATGCTGGATTCCTCAAATCTAATGTACACCCTATTTATTTTTTAGGCAACTATTATGGCATTAATGATCTTGAACCATCCAAGTCAGAAAGATCTATTGAGGAATTCCTAGATAACATTGACTGTCTCACATTAATCATCAAGAAACAAAATGAGGGATCTGAGTTGGAGTTCAGTAATGAGgtaaataatatcattataccGTAATCAATTTAGAAAAAGGGTAACTAAAAAAAAGAAGTAaactaaatattgaaaataattcagtTTTTAAAGAACCTTGAATCAAAAGAATTCCTATTGAGTAGAACattttctacaaataatttattcagtttaCTGTTGAGATCCTTGAATCAAAAGAATTCCTATTGAGTAAAACattttctacaaataatttattcagtttaCTGTTGAGATACACATCAGAATATATAAATTAGAAAATCAGTTGCAGTTTTGCAACTCCAAGTACGGTACCGGTAATTTTATTCGTCAGTAGTAATTGAATGATCTCTGAATTTGAATGCTTTCAAcaataaactgaataaattatttgaagagAATGTTCTACTCAATACTCTTCTACCTCAATATATTCTTTACAgactgaataattttaatattttctattacttaacttactccattatatatttgaaataattgcttCTTTCTGCATACcgtatttttattcacatttttttaagaaagtgaaatattgttgaataaaatacgGTAGCACTTgcttgaataaataagctaaaATTATACAGTTTCAAGTTGTTTCATGACAGATAAATCTTACAATAAGTGCAACTGTTTTGTATCTACACTATCAGAATAGAGAATATGGGAAGTAGTTCTTCCTGGTGCCctcatattgtaatgtaaataaataaatatatttaatcttattt
The window above is part of the Nilaparvata lugens isolate BPH chromosome 12, ASM1435652v1, whole genome shotgun sequence genome. Proteins encoded here:
- the LOC111048186 gene encoding uncharacterized protein LOC111048186, with amino-acid sequence MVDERRDFILKTAGNYYGINDLEPSKSERSIEEFLDNIDCLTLIIKKQNEGSELEFSNEVNNIIIP